From the genome of Niallia sp. FSL W8-0635, one region includes:
- a CDS encoding phospholipase D-like domain-containing protein — protein sequence MEWIFYLYLLNMFFILFIAIWEVRRPAKALNWIIIVLLLPVIGFLLYLSVSNPKFIHRKRLNSSKNESNKLPETFGDSASVIADALRHFTVNGLRMGQVQVFNNGIAKYEQLIESLQKAQKTIDLEYYIYRNDQIGNRITELLIEKAVNGVRVRFIRDGWGSKKFPRQKILQMVEAGIECRTIFPLRFPWILSNWNYRDHCKIVTIDGKKAFTGGMNVGYEYTGLKPDVGFWRDTHLQITGEASVNLQTVFDVHWNIAVPERIKSKTNLKTKSEVTKINPIGRVDLSRWSAELGSELSTIDGKEMDIYPKTGTLQKAYIHTLEGNPGIPTPVIRQAYFICITQATKTIDITTPYFVPETDIIMALKTAVARGVHVRLLVPRHIDQKSVGYASRTYYGELIEAGVQIYQYNKGMLHAKLMIIDEEIAEVGAANYDMRSFRLNYEVCQVVYSADVARELTEQFEGDLTDSVPLRIEDLLQRSLTERIVEQGARLLSPLL from the coding sequence TTGGAGTGGATTTTTTATCTATACCTGTTAAATATGTTCTTTATCTTATTCATAGCAATTTGGGAAGTACGTAGGCCTGCCAAGGCATTGAATTGGATAATAATCGTCCTTCTTTTGCCAGTCATTGGTTTCTTGCTTTATCTTAGCGTATCAAACCCTAAGTTTATTCATCGAAAAAGATTGAACTCTTCTAAAAATGAATCTAACAAATTACCTGAGACATTCGGTGATTCAGCATCGGTAATTGCCGATGCTTTACGGCATTTCACTGTGAATGGGCTTCGAATGGGCCAAGTCCAAGTGTTTAACAATGGAATAGCAAAATATGAACAACTCATCGAATCCCTACAAAAAGCCCAAAAAACCATTGATCTGGAATATTACATCTATCGGAATGACCAAATAGGTAATCGCATCACAGAACTGCTGATCGAAAAAGCAGTAAACGGAGTGCGGGTTCGTTTTATTAGAGATGGTTGGGGGAGTAAAAAATTTCCGCGTCAAAAAATCCTTCAGATGGTGGAAGCAGGGATAGAATGCCGGACAATATTTCCTTTACGCTTTCCCTGGATTTTATCCAATTGGAATTATCGGGATCATTGTAAGATTGTCACGATCGACGGAAAGAAAGCTTTTACTGGTGGCATGAACGTAGGATATGAATATACAGGATTGAAGCCTGACGTTGGCTTCTGGAGGGATACTCATTTACAAATAACAGGAGAAGCATCAGTCAATTTGCAGACTGTCTTTGACGTTCATTGGAATATTGCTGTGCCGGAACGGATAAAATCGAAAACAAATCTGAAAACAAAATCTGAGGTAACGAAAATCAATCCAATCGGAAGAGTAGATCTTTCCAGATGGTCAGCCGAATTGGGTTCAGAGTTGAGCACCATAGATGGTAAAGAGATGGACATATACCCAAAGACAGGGACATTGCAAAAAGCGTACATCCATACGTTGGAAGGAAACCCTGGAATTCCTACCCCAGTTATTCGTCAAGCTTACTTTATATGTATAACACAGGCGACCAAGACTATTGATATAACAACACCCTACTTTGTACCAGAAACAGATATTATCATGGCATTAAAGACAGCTGTGGCTCGTGGTGTGCACGTAAGATTGCTGGTTCCTCGCCACATTGATCAAAAAAGCGTGGGCTATGCAAGTCGTACCTATTACGGGGAACTTATAGAAGCTGGGGTCCAAATCTACCAGTACAATAAAGGAATGTTACATGCGAAACTGATGATCATTGATGAGGAAATTGCAGAAGTAGGCGCAGCAAACTATGATATGAGAAGTTTTCGCCTGAATTATGAGGTGTGTCAAGTCGTGTACAGTGCTGATGTGGCAAGAGAACTCACAGAGCAGTTCGAGGGGGATCTTACTGATTCTGTACCATTAAGAATTGAAGACTTGTTGCAACGATCCCTGACCGAGCGCATTGTTGAACAGGGTGCTCGCCTCCTTTCTCCATTATTATAA
- a CDS encoding YitT family protein: MIVIFKKLIATLIGSLLLGVGVNGFLVPHHLIDGGILGIALLLHYFFKFPTGIIMVGLSIPICIFSSINKKEYFFSSLQGLLVSSLFIDLLVPLRSQFFIPQLASALIGGAIIGVGVGLMLRYKTSTGGTDLLAEIISETFSLNIALVIILIDGIIVLACLALLKLDTFIYSCIAITSVGLITSLIKGK, from the coding sequence GTGATTGTTATTTTTAAGAAATTAATAGCTACTCTTATTGGAAGTCTGTTATTAGGAGTTGGTGTGAATGGGTTTCTAGTTCCTCATCATTTAATAGATGGTGGAATCCTTGGGATCGCACTATTACTTCATTATTTTTTTAAATTTCCAACTGGTATTATAATGGTGGGGTTAAGTATCCCTATTTGTATATTTTCCTCAATAAATAAAAAAGAGTATTTTTTTAGTAGTTTGCAAGGCTTATTGGTTTCGTCCTTATTTATTGATTTACTTGTTCCTCTTCGTTCTCAATTTTTTATTCCCCAACTTGCAAGCGCACTAATTGGAGGTGCAATAATTGGAGTTGGTGTTGGTCTAATGCTGCGATATAAGACAAGCACTGGAGGAACTGACTTACTAGCTGAAATTATTTCTGAAACTTTTTCGTTAAATATTGCACTTGTAATCATACTGATAGATGGAATTATTGTGTTGGCATGTCTGGCTTTATTAAAATTAGATACCTTCATTTATTCATGTATAGCTATTACCTCTGTGGGTTTAATAACATCCTTAATTAAAGGAAAATAA
- a CDS encoding cell wall hydrolase gives MTRVAYQNADVDLMARMMRAEAEGEGPQGMLYVGNVIVNRVVADCADFKELRTIRDVIFHVQGGNYSFEAVQKGNVFYQRARESERRLARKNLEYWRDHPAKYALWYFNPYGPCPPTWYDQPFTGQFKQHCFYEPAPGTCESVYSPR, from the coding sequence ATGACAAGAGTAGCTTACCAAAATGCAGACGTCGATTTAATGGCAAGGATGATGAGAGCAGAAGCTGAAGGCGAAGGACCACAAGGAATGCTATATGTTGGAAATGTCATTGTTAACCGTGTTGTAGCAGATTGTGCTGACTTTAAGGAATTAAGAACAATTAGAGATGTCATTTTTCACGTACAAGGAGGAAATTACTCTTTTGAAGCTGTTCAAAAAGGTAATGTATTTTATCAAAGAGCAAGAGAATCTGAAAGAAGATTAGCAAGAAAGAATTTGGAATATTGGAGAGATCACCCAGCGAAATATGCTCTTTGGTACTTTAATCCATATGGTCCGTGTCCTCCAACATGGTATGACCAACCTTTTACTGGTCAATTTAAACAACATTGTTTTTATGAACCAGCGCCTGGAACATGTGAAAGCGTTTATAGTCCTCGTTGA
- a CDS encoding polysaccharide deacetylase family protein — MGILKLLVYIAEEFYEEKNSLILIVFLSTFILTITDLIGPFNTIGSGTAALKEKNDELYKEIKVYREEHKIEPIDAKVDRVWKAIPGYNGLDVDIESSYKKMKSDGNFHKNKVVYKEKPPNVHLENLAPIPIYKGNPEKPMVALLINVAWGNEYIPTILTTLKESKVKATFFFDGSWVKKNPDLAKMIYREGHEIGNHAYSHLDLKKRSKSDTIQELEKTNALIEETIGIKPKWFAPPSGLTNPLRIFQ, encoded by the coding sequence ATGGGTATTTTAAAATTATTAGTTTATATTGCGGAGGAGTTTTATGAGGAAAAAAATTCGCTAATACTAATAGTGTTTTTAAGTACTTTCATTTTAACAATTACGGATCTTATTGGACCATTTAATACTATTGGCTCTGGTACAGCAGCCTTAAAGGAGAAAAATGATGAACTTTACAAAGAAATTAAAGTGTATAGAGAGGAACATAAAATTGAACCGATTGATGCAAAAGTCGATAGAGTGTGGAAGGCAATTCCTGGATACAATGGATTGGATGTAGATATTGAATCTAGTTATAAAAAAATGAAATCAGATGGTAATTTTCACAAAAACAAAGTTGTTTATAAGGAAAAACCTCCAAATGTCCATTTAGAAAATCTAGCACCCATCCCGATTTATAAAGGAAATCCAGAAAAGCCTATGGTGGCGTTATTAATAAATGTTGCTTGGGGTAATGAGTACATTCCAACGATCCTTACCACACTAAAGGAATCCAAGGTGAAGGCGACATTTTTTTTCGATGGTAGCTGGGTTAAAAAGAATCCTGACCTAGCTAAGATGATCTATCGGGAAGGCCATGAAATTGGAAATCATGCTTATAGTCATCTAGATCTTAAGAAGCGATCTAAAAGTGATACCATACAAGAGTTAGAAAAGACGAATGCTCTCATTGAAGAAACCATTGGCATAAAACCGAAGTGGTTCGCACCTCCCAGCGGTTTGACAAACCCTCTGAGGATCTTCCAGTAA